From Klebsiella electrica, the proteins below share one genomic window:
- a CDS encoding DUF1158 domain-containing protein has product MKHPLETLIAAAGILVLALLSCLLLPAPSLGLTLAQKLVDTFHLMDLNQLYTLLFCLWFLALGAIEYVVLRWVWRRWFSLER; this is encoded by the coding sequence ATGAAACATCCGCTCGAAACGCTGATCGCTGCCGCAGGCATTTTAGTATTGGCCCTGCTCTCTTGTTTACTGCTGCCAGCGCCGTCCCTTGGGTTAACGCTGGCGCAAAAACTGGTCGATACCTTCCATCTGATGGATCTCAACCAGCTCTATACCCTGCTCTTTTGCCTGTGGTTCTTAGCGCTGGGCGCGATAGAATATGTGGTGCTGCGTTGGGTCTGGCGCCGCTGGTTTTCCCTTGAGCGCTAA
- a CDS encoding RamA family antibiotic efflux transcriptional regulator: protein MTISAQVIETIVGWIDDNLHQPLRIDDIARHSGYSKWHLQRLFLQYKGESLGRYIRERKLRLAARDLRDTDQRVYDICLKYGFDSQQTFTRIFTRTFHQPPGAYRKENHNRAH, encoded by the coding sequence ATGACTATTTCCGCTCAGGTGATTGAGACTATCGTCGGGTGGATTGATGATAATTTGCATCAACCGCTGCGTATTGATGATATTGCTCGTCACTCTGGTTATTCGAAATGGCATCTGCAACGACTCTTTTTGCAGTACAAAGGGGAGAGTCTGGGGCGCTATATCCGCGAACGTAAACTGCGGCTGGCGGCGCGCGATCTGCGCGACACCGATCAGCGGGTTTACGATATCTGTCTGAAATACGGCTTTGATTCACAGCAGACCTTTACCCGCATTTTTACCCGCACCTTTCATCAGCCGCCGGGCGCCTACCGTAAAGAGAACCACAATCGCGCTCACTGA
- a CDS encoding MBL fold metallo-hydrolase yields the protein MNRVTFSVVAIMLLASATALPFVLNAGFGRAPQGAQLSLVEQSPHYRDGQFHNQLPTPGFTGQKNMLSAWWSFLVTKRENARPAQPLPLVNTDLASLPLGQDTMVWLGHSSWYLQLAGKRILIDPVFSDYAAPFSFINKAFPGDYPWRAEGMPEIDLLIISHDHYDHLDYATIKALMPKIKRVVTPLGVGSHLRFWGMESAIISEADWNQALPVSDELTVHVLPARHFSGRGLKRNQTLWASFMFVTPQQKIYYSGDSGYGPHFKAIGEQFGSVDLAIMENGQYDQDWKYIHMMPDETALAADDLRARAVLPGHAGRFVLAKHSWDDPYKQLAAVSQQRPWRLLTPMLGEPVWVADKTQSFTTWWQ from the coding sequence ATGAACCGTGTCACTTTCAGCGTGGTCGCCATTATGCTATTAGCCTCAGCAACAGCTTTGCCGTTTGTCTTAAATGCCGGGTTTGGCCGGGCGCCGCAGGGCGCGCAGCTCAGTCTGGTGGAACAGTCGCCGCACTATCGCGATGGTCAGTTTCATAATCAGCTCCCCACGCCGGGATTCACCGGGCAGAAAAATATGCTGTCCGCCTGGTGGTCGTTTCTGGTGACTAAACGTGAAAACGCCCGTCCCGCGCAGCCGTTGCCGCTGGTCAATACCGATCTCGCCAGCCTGCCTCTCGGGCAGGATACGATGGTGTGGCTCGGCCACTCCTCCTGGTATTTGCAGCTGGCGGGGAAACGCATCCTGATAGACCCGGTCTTCAGCGACTATGCCGCCCCATTCTCATTTATTAATAAAGCTTTCCCGGGTGACTATCCGTGGCGTGCGGAGGGTATGCCGGAGATAGACCTGCTGATCATTTCGCACGACCACTACGACCATCTGGATTACGCCACCATCAAAGCGCTGATGCCCAAAATTAAGCGAGTGGTGACGCCGCTGGGCGTCGGGTCGCATCTGCGTTTCTGGGGCATGGAGAGCGCCATCATCAGCGAAGCGGACTGGAATCAGGCGCTGCCGGTCAGCGACGAGCTCACCGTGCATGTGCTGCCGGCCCGTCATTTCTCCGGTCGTGGGCTCAAGCGTAATCAGACGCTGTGGGCCAGCTTTATGTTCGTCACCCCGCAGCAGAAAATTTACTACAGCGGCGATAGCGGTTACGGCCCGCACTTCAAGGCCATCGGCGAACAGTTTGGTTCCGTGGATCTGGCGATTATGGAGAACGGTCAGTACGACCAGGACTGGAAATACATTCATATGATGCCTGACGAAACCGCCCTGGCCGCCGACGATCTCCGCGCCCGCGCGGTGTTGCCGGGGCATGCGGGGCGCTTTGTGCTGGCGAAACACAGCTGGGACGATCCCTATAAGCAGCTGGCTGCGGTCAGCCAGCAAAGACCGTGGCGGTTGTTAACGCCGATGCTTGGCGAGCCGGTTTGGGTTGCCGATAAGACGCAATCATTTACTACCTGGTGGCAATAA
- a CDS encoding TetR/AcrR family transcriptional regulator, whose translation MARPKSEDKKQALLEAATVAFAQSGVAASTSAIARSAGVAEGTLFRYFATKDELLNELYLSLKSGLVKAMVAGLTPNEKRPKENARNIWDGYIDWSMRHPMEHKAIRRVALSERITDETRTRVREMFPELNEMCQLSVKPVFLSDAYSAFGDALFLALAETTTEFASHDPQRARELIALGFETMWLALHENDA comes from the coding sequence GTGGCTCGTCCTAAGAGTGAAGATAAAAAACAAGCGTTGCTGGAGGCCGCCACGGTCGCCTTTGCCCAGTCGGGTGTCGCCGCCTCAACGTCGGCCATTGCGCGCAGCGCCGGCGTTGCCGAGGGGACGCTGTTCCGCTATTTCGCCACCAAGGATGAGTTACTCAACGAGCTGTACCTCTCGCTCAAGTCCGGGTTAGTTAAAGCGATGGTTGCCGGGCTGACGCCAAACGAAAAACGACCGAAAGAGAACGCCCGTAATATCTGGGACGGCTATATCGACTGGAGTATGCGCCACCCGATGGAGCACAAGGCGATTCGCCGGGTGGCGCTCAGCGAGCGCATCACCGATGAAACCCGAACCCGGGTGAGAGAGATGTTCCCCGAGCTCAACGAAATGTGCCAGCTGTCGGTCAAGCCGGTGTTTCTGAGCGACGCCTACAGCGCCTTTGGCGACGCCCTGTTTCTGGCGCTGGCGGAAACCACCACCGAATTTGCCAGCCACGATCCGCAGCGCGCCCGCGAACTGATCGCCCTCGGTTTTGAGACCATGTGGCTGGCGCTTCACGAGAACGACGCCTGA
- a CDS encoding MmcQ/YjbR family DNA-binding protein, producing MDRASLHACAHRIALAYPFTEHCWPFGPEYDVFKVGGRIFMLTMTLRGRALVNLKAEPQKALLNREIYRSIEPGYHMNKKHWITVVPGEDISESLLAELIDDSWNQVVNKLAKKDRLRLRPAGFSG from the coding sequence ATGGACCGCGCTTCGCTGCACGCCTGCGCCCACCGGATTGCGCTCGCCTACCCGTTTACCGAACACTGCTGGCCGTTCGGCCCGGAGTATGACGTGTTCAAAGTTGGCGGGCGCATTTTTATGCTCACCATGACCCTTCGCGGTCGCGCGCTGGTGAATCTGAAAGCCGAACCGCAGAAAGCGCTGCTCAATCGGGAGATTTATCGCAGTATTGAGCCAGGATATCACATGAACAAAAAACACTGGATTACCGTCGTTCCCGGCGAGGATATCAGCGAGAGTCTGCTGGCCGAACTGATCGATGATTCCTGGAATCAGGTGGTGAATAAACTGGCGAAAAAAGATCGGCTGCGGCTACGTCCGGCGGGATTTTCAGGCTAA
- the nfsB gene encoding oxygen-insensitive NAD(P)H nitroreductase, translating into MDIVSVALKRHSTKAFDATKKLTAEEAKNLKTLLQYSPSSTNSQPWHFIVASTDEGKARVAKAASGTYVFNERKILDASHVVVFCAKTAMDDAWLERVVDQEDVDGRFATPEAKAANHKGRVFFADIHRKDLQDDNHWMAKQVYLNVGNFLLGVAAMGLDAVPVEGFDAAILDAEFGLTAQGFTSLVIVPVGHHSVEDFNATLPKSRLPQATTITEI; encoded by the coding sequence ATGGATATCGTCTCCGTCGCCTTAAAGCGTCACTCCACGAAAGCCTTCGATGCCACAAAAAAACTGACTGCCGAAGAAGCCAAAAACCTGAAAACGCTGCTGCAATACAGCCCGTCGAGCACTAACTCCCAGCCGTGGCACTTTATCGTTGCCAGCACGGATGAAGGGAAAGCGCGGGTGGCGAAAGCCGCCAGCGGCACCTATGTTTTCAACGAACGTAAAATTCTTGATGCTTCTCATGTCGTGGTGTTCTGCGCCAAAACCGCCATGGACGACGCCTGGCTGGAGCGCGTGGTGGACCAGGAAGACGTCGACGGACGCTTCGCCACTCCGGAAGCTAAAGCCGCCAACCACAAAGGCCGCGTTTTCTTTGCCGATATCCACCGTAAGGATCTGCAGGACGACAACCACTGGATGGCGAAACAGGTTTACCTCAACGTCGGCAACTTCCTGCTCGGCGTCGCGGCGATGGGACTGGACGCCGTGCCGGTTGAAGGGTTCGACGCCGCGATTCTTGACGCCGAATTTGGCCTGACCGCGCAAGGCTTTACCAGTCTTGTTATCGTACCGGTCGGCCACCACAGCGTGGAAGATTTCAACGCCACGCTGCCGAAGTCGCGCCTGCCGCAGGCAACGACCATCACCGAGATTTAA
- a CDS encoding DUF2157 domain-containing protein, with protein MNVTRKQQRVIQRALDEWQAAGALSHAESQRLAATLRVSAFDWQRLSRYAFWTALACLLIALGSLFADSELIAWLTDLFSDSALARIALPAAVALVCYLWGFRRQRRASRWHYSTEAILFVGVVFTALALWQLGVRLDDGSGHIAPLFLAGCAIYGAIGLAARSGLVWLFFLLALGNWFGAQTGYVSGWGAYWLGMNYPVRFVLFGGALLALCFMLQKWLLQRRLFTVSKAMGLTYLFIALWILSIFGYRDPDAWYGISPMQQLPWALLFGVAAGVCIYISLKTDDGMLRGFGLTFLAINLYTRFFEFFWDGMHKVVFFVILAVSLAVIGRYAERIWHAGERRARED; from the coding sequence ATGAACGTGACGAGGAAACAACAGCGGGTGATTCAGCGCGCGCTGGACGAATGGCAGGCCGCGGGGGCGTTGAGCCACGCGGAAAGCCAGCGGCTGGCGGCCACCTTACGGGTGAGCGCCTTTGACTGGCAGCGTCTGAGCCGCTACGCCTTCTGGACGGCGTTGGCCTGCCTGCTGATTGCGCTGGGCAGCCTGTTCGCCGATAGCGAACTGATCGCCTGGTTGACGGATCTGTTCAGCGACTCGGCGCTGGCGCGAATTGCGCTACCGGCGGCGGTGGCGCTGGTTTGCTACCTCTGGGGATTTCGCCGTCAGCGGCGGGCCTCGCGCTGGCACTACAGTACCGAGGCGATTCTGTTTGTCGGCGTGGTATTTACCGCGCTGGCGCTGTGGCAACTTGGCGTGCGGCTGGATGACGGCAGCGGCCATATTGCGCCGCTGTTTCTGGCCGGCTGCGCTATCTATGGCGCTATCGGCCTGGCGGCCCGTTCCGGGCTGGTGTGGCTGTTCTTCCTGCTGGCGCTGGGCAACTGGTTCGGCGCACAAACCGGCTATGTGTCGGGGTGGGGGGCCTACTGGCTGGGCATGAATTATCCGGTTCGTTTTGTGCTGTTCGGCGGCGCGCTGCTGGCACTCTGTTTTATGCTGCAAAAGTGGCTGCTTCAGCGCCGGCTGTTTACCGTCAGTAAGGCCATGGGGCTGACGTATCTGTTTATCGCGCTATGGATTCTGTCGATTTTTGGCTATCGGGATCCCGATGCCTGGTACGGCATATCACCGATGCAGCAGCTACCGTGGGCGCTGCTATTCGGCGTCGCGGCGGGCGTCTGTATTTATATCAGTCTGAAAACGGATGACGGGATGCTGCGCGGCTTTGGTCTGACCTTCCTGGCTATCAATCTCTATACGCGTTTCTTCGAGTTTTTCTGGGACGGGATGCACAAGGTGGTGTTCTTCGTGATCCTGGCCGTCTCGCTGGCGGTGATTGGCCGCTATGCCGAAAGAATCTGGCACGCCGGCGAGCGGCGTGCGCGGGAAGATTAA
- a CDS encoding helix-turn-helix transcriptional regulator, with translation MTGMPQRETVLIAPDDSRKQLGAFLRSRRESLDPQRLGLPRVGRRRTPGLRREEVAMLADVGVTWYTWLEQGREVNPSESVLMGVANALQCSPLETRHLFVLAGLTPPETTQVSVCEGISPGTRRMLDSLMPQPASIQKPNFDIVAWNDSFCRLMGVDFAALPEENRNCIYLYLTHDAWRSRIENRDVLPTFVSYFRAAMAEHRGDPLWENKLARFFAASAEFEALWHQRYDVRGVENQVKNFNHPQLGRFSLQQMYWYSAPRNGSRLLVYLPMDESGEQALAWLDNQDSLY, from the coding sequence ATGACGGGAATGCCGCAACGTGAAACGGTGCTGATAGCGCCCGACGATAGCCGTAAACAGCTGGGCGCCTTTCTGCGCTCCCGCCGCGAAAGCCTCGACCCGCAGCGTCTCGGTCTGCCGCGAGTCGGGCGGCGGCGCACGCCCGGCCTGCGCCGGGAAGAGGTGGCGATGCTGGCCGATGTCGGCGTGACCTGGTACACCTGGCTGGAACAGGGGCGCGAGGTCAATCCGTCGGAATCGGTGCTGATGGGCGTCGCCAATGCCTTGCAGTGCAGCCCGCTGGAGACGCGCCACCTGTTCGTGCTGGCCGGGCTGACGCCGCCGGAAACGACGCAGGTGAGCGTATGCGAGGGGATAAGTCCTGGGACCCGGCGGATGCTCGATAGCCTGATGCCGCAGCCGGCCAGCATCCAGAAACCCAATTTCGATATCGTGGCGTGGAACGACAGTTTTTGTCGGCTGATGGGCGTCGATTTTGCCGCGCTTCCCGAAGAGAACCGTAACTGTATTTATCTCTATCTCACCCATGACGCCTGGCGCAGCCGTATTGAAAATCGCGATGTGCTGCCGACCTTCGTCTCTTACTTCCGCGCGGCGATGGCCGAACACCGGGGCGACCCGCTGTGGGAAAATAAGCTGGCGCGCTTTTTTGCCGCTTCCGCCGAGTTTGAAGCGCTGTGGCATCAGCGCTATGACGTCCGCGGCGTGGAAAATCAGGTGAAGAATTTCAACCATCCGCAGCTCGGACGCTTTAGTCTGCAGCAGATGTACTGGTATTCCGCCCCGCGTAATGGCTCGCGGCTGCTGGTGTATCTGCCGATGGATGAAAGCGGCGAGCAGGCGCTGGCGTGGCTGGATAACCAGGATTCTCTCTACTGA
- a CDS encoding MFS transporter gives MNSSAVSPGRAGLLLLLTGQMLPLIDTSITNVALDSITHSLDASATQLELIVALYGVSFAVCLAMGSKLGDNYGRRRLFMWGVALFGLASLLCGMANSIGGLLAARTLQGAGAALIVPQILTTLHVTLKGTAHARAISLYGGIGGIAFIVGQMGGGWLVSADIAGLGWRNAFFINVPICLLVLALSPRYVPETRRDAHSAIDWQGTVSLALILCCLLFPMALGPELHWPWALRLLLVAILPLLFWMRVSALRKQQRGEQPLLPPRLLKLTSIRFGMAIALLFFSAWSGFMFCMALTMQAGLGMAPWQSGNSFIALGVAYFLSALYAPRLIARYSMGRILLIGLVVQIAGLLLLMATFSHFGAHTSPLAMVPSTALIGYGQALIVNSFYRIGMRDISASDAGAGSAILSTLQQATLGLGPAILGSLFLTLARHGGGNYPQALIDFLAVEVAMMLLLGAIALWLRHHLNIHPVATAS, from the coding sequence ATGAATTCGTCTGCTGTTTCACCCGGCCGCGCCGGTTTACTGCTTCTGTTGACCGGCCAGATGCTGCCGCTGATCGACACCTCAATTACCAACGTGGCGCTGGACTCCATCACCCATTCGCTGGATGCCAGCGCCACCCAGCTGGAGCTGATCGTCGCCCTCTACGGCGTCTCTTTTGCGGTGTGCCTGGCGATGGGCAGCAAGCTGGGCGATAACTACGGCCGCCGCCGTCTGTTTATGTGGGGGGTCGCGCTTTTTGGCCTCGCCTCTTTGCTGTGCGGCATGGCCAACTCCATCGGCGGGCTACTGGCGGCCCGCACGCTGCAGGGGGCAGGCGCGGCGCTGATCGTGCCGCAAATCCTCACTACCCTGCATGTGACATTGAAAGGCACTGCCCATGCGCGCGCCATCAGTCTGTATGGCGGGATTGGCGGGATTGCTTTTATCGTCGGACAGATGGGCGGCGGCTGGCTGGTGTCGGCGGATATCGCCGGGCTGGGCTGGCGCAACGCGTTCTTTATCAATGTCCCCATCTGTCTGCTGGTGCTGGCGCTTAGCCCCCGCTATGTCCCGGAAACCCGTCGCGATGCCCATTCGGCTATCGACTGGCAGGGCACCGTCAGCCTGGCGCTGATCCTCTGCTGCCTGCTGTTTCCGATGGCGCTGGGTCCGGAACTTCACTGGCCGTGGGCGCTGCGCCTTTTGCTGGTCGCCATACTGCCGCTGCTTTTCTGGATGCGGGTAAGCGCGTTGCGTAAGCAGCAGCGCGGCGAACAGCCGCTGTTGCCGCCCCGACTGCTGAAGCTCACCAGCATTCGCTTTGGCATGGCTATCGCCCTGCTGTTCTTCAGCGCCTGGTCCGGCTTCATGTTCTGCATGGCGCTGACCATGCAGGCCGGTCTCGGCATGGCGCCCTGGCAGTCAGGCAACAGCTTTATCGCCCTCGGCGTGGCCTATTTTCTCTCCGCGCTGTACGCGCCGAGGCTGATTGCCCGCTACAGCATGGGACGTATTCTGCTGATTGGGCTGGTGGTGCAGATAGCCGGCCTGCTGCTGCTGATGGCGACCTTCAGCCACTTCGGCGCTCACACCTCGCCGCTGGCGATGGTGCCGTCTACCGCGCTTATCGGCTACGGCCAGGCGCTGATCGTTAACAGTTTTTATCGTATTGGCATGCGCGATATCAGCGCCAGCGATGCCGGTGCCGGAAGCGCCATTCTCAGCACCCTGCAGCAGGCGACGCTGGGATTAGGCCCGGCGATCCTCGGCTCGCTGTTTTTAACCCTCGCCCGCCACGGCGGCGGCAACTATCCGCAGGCGCTGATCGACTTCCTCGCCGTGGAGGTAGCAATGATGCTGCTCTTAGGCGCGATTGCCCTGTGGCTGCGCCATCACCTCAATATTCACCCGGTAGCGACCGCCTCATAA
- a CDS encoding mechanosensitive ion channel family protein, which translates to MQELISHIAALGIEITPTTSLIIIFGIILLTAIVVHFILHKGVLRAFEKRAQASSHLWLQIITQNKLFHRLAFTLQGIIVNVQAVLWLQKGSEAANILTTCAQLWVMIYALLSFFSLLDVVFNLSQKFATASQLPLKGIFQGIKLVSAIIIGILVISLLIGQSPAILISGLGAMAAVLMLVFKDPILGLVAGIQLSANDMLKLGDWLEMPKYGADGAVIDIGLTTVKVRNWDNTITTIPTWSLVSDSFKNWSGMSASGGRRIKRSLNIDTTSIHFLDEREQQRLIQARLLKPYMDSRYQEISEWNQQNAADHSVLNLRKMTNIGTFRAYLQEYLRNHPRLRKDMTMMVRQLAPDANGLPIEIYCFTSTVVWAEYESIQADIFDHIFAVVDEFGLRIHQSPTGNDIRSLAAVNHR; encoded by the coding sequence ATGCAGGAATTAATCTCACACATTGCCGCCTTAGGCATCGAAATTACCCCCACCACTTCGCTCATTATTATCTTTGGCATTATTTTACTGACCGCCATTGTCGTGCATTTTATTTTGCATAAAGGGGTGCTGCGCGCCTTCGAAAAGCGCGCGCAGGCCAGCAGCCATTTGTGGCTGCAAATCATCACCCAGAACAAACTGTTTCACCGGCTGGCCTTTACCCTGCAGGGGATTATCGTCAATGTGCAGGCGGTGTTGTGGCTGCAAAAAGGCAGTGAAGCCGCCAATATATTAACCACCTGCGCCCAGCTGTGGGTCATGATCTATGCCCTGCTGTCTTTCTTTTCACTGCTCGATGTGGTCTTCAATTTATCGCAGAAATTCGCCACCGCATCCCAGCTGCCGCTGAAGGGGATATTCCAGGGCATTAAGCTGGTCAGCGCGATTATTATCGGCATCCTGGTTATCTCGTTGCTGATTGGCCAGTCGCCGGCAATTTTGATAAGCGGCCTCGGCGCCATGGCTGCGGTACTGATGCTGGTATTTAAGGACCCGATCCTCGGTCTGGTCGCCGGTATTCAGCTCTCCGCCAACGATATGCTCAAGCTCGGTGACTGGCTGGAAATGCCGAAATACGGCGCCGACGGCGCGGTGATCGATATTGGCCTCACCACGGTGAAAGTCCGCAACTGGGACAACACCATCACCACGATCCCCACCTGGTCGCTGGTGTCCGACTCGTTTAAAAACTGGAGCGGGATGTCCGCCTCCGGCGGGCGTCGCATTAAGCGCAGCCTGAATATTGATACCACCAGTATTCATTTTCTCGATGAACGGGAGCAGCAGCGCTTAATTCAGGCCCGATTGCTTAAGCCCTATATGGACTCGCGTTATCAGGAAATTAGCGAGTGGAACCAGCAAAACGCCGCCGACCATTCGGTGCTGAACCTGCGCAAGATGACCAATATCGGCACTTTCCGCGCCTATTTGCAGGAGTATCTGCGCAACCACCCGCGGCTGCGCAAAGATATGACGATGATGGTGCGCCAGCTGGCGCCGGACGCCAACGGCCTGCCGATTGAGATCTACTGTTTCACCAGCACCGTGGTGTGGGCAGAGTATGAGAGCATCCAGGCGGATATTTTTGACCATATTTTCGCCGTGGTTGACGAGTTCGGGCTGCGTATCCACCAGTCGCCGACCGGCAACGATATTCGTTCGCTGGCGGCGGTAAATCACCGGTAA
- a CDS encoding Exc2 family lipoprotein, with product MKIRVALLVLSCSLTALSGCTASKPSPERHAYYFVAHRSDFVGGNFAVNRQENYRLNLPTFSEIYNRGKQDRRAGVSESDARRNADAIKQQALKGTRSQHTFTGNASDTWNNDMEKKDALLFGNELSATYLDGYLGVK from the coding sequence ATGAAGATTCGAGTCGCACTGCTTGTCCTCAGCTGTTCTCTCACCGCCCTCAGCGGCTGCACCGCCTCAAAACCATCGCCGGAGCGCCATGCATACTATTTTGTCGCCCATCGTTCTGATTTTGTCGGCGGTAATTTTGCCGTAAACCGCCAGGAAAATTATCGCTTAAATCTGCCGACCTTCAGCGAAATCTACAACCGCGGCAAACAGGACCGCCGCGCCGGCGTCAGCGAAAGCGATGCCCGACGTAACGCCGATGCCATTAAACAACAGGCCCTGAAGGGGACCCGCTCACAACACACCTTTACCGGCAATGCCAGCGATACCTGGAATAATGACATGGAGAAGAAGGACGCACTGCTGTTCGGTAACGAGCTTTCCGCCACCTATCTCGACGGGTATCTCGGCGTGAAATAA
- the pheP gene encoding phenylalanine transporter → MKDTSTQSDATAESGPTLHRGLQNRHIQLIALGGAIGTGLFLGIGPAIQMAGPAVLIGYAIAGIVAFLIMRQLGEMVVEEPVSGSFAHFAYKYWGPFAGFLSGWNYWVMFVLVGMAELTAAGIYMQYWLPDVPTWVWAAAFFIIINAVNLVNVRLYGEAEFWFALIKVLAIIGMIGFGLWMLFGGHGGSKAGFDNLWRHGGFFATGWHGLVMSLAVIMFSFGGLELIGITAAEAQDPQKSIPKAVNQVVYRILLFYIGSLVVLLALYPWLEIKSDSSPFVMIFHNLDSNVVASALNFVILVASLSVYNSGVYSNSRMLFGLSVQGNAPKFLARVSKRGVPVNSLLLSGVITSLVVLLNYLLPQKALGLLMALVVATLLLNWIMICMAHLKFRAAQRRKGREPKFKALLAPGGNYLCIAFLALILLLMCTIDGMRLSAILLPVWILFLFIVFKLLRRPA, encoded by the coding sequence GTGAAAGACACGTCAACGCAGTCAGATGCCACAGCGGAGAGCGGCCCGACGCTTCATCGCGGTTTACAGAACCGACATATCCAGCTCATCGCCCTCGGTGGCGCTATCGGTACCGGCCTGTTTCTCGGGATCGGACCGGCGATTCAGATGGCCGGTCCGGCGGTCCTGATCGGCTATGCCATCGCCGGGATCGTCGCTTTTCTGATCATGCGCCAGCTTGGCGAAATGGTGGTCGAAGAGCCTGTATCCGGCTCCTTTGCCCACTTCGCGTATAAATACTGGGGGCCGTTTGCCGGTTTTCTCTCCGGCTGGAACTACTGGGTGATGTTTGTGCTGGTGGGAATGGCAGAACTGACCGCCGCTGGCATCTATATGCAGTACTGGCTGCCGGATGTGCCAACCTGGGTCTGGGCGGCGGCCTTCTTTATCATCATCAACGCCGTAAACCTCGTTAACGTTCGCCTGTATGGCGAGGCGGAGTTCTGGTTTGCCTTAATTAAAGTGCTGGCGATTATCGGCATGATTGGCTTTGGCCTGTGGATGCTGTTTGGCGGCCACGGCGGCAGCAAAGCCGGATTTGACAATCTGTGGCGCCACGGCGGCTTCTTTGCCACCGGCTGGCATGGCCTGGTGATGTCCCTGGCGGTGATTATGTTCTCCTTCGGCGGCCTGGAGCTGATTGGCATTACCGCCGCCGAAGCGCAAGATCCGCAAAAGAGCATTCCGAAGGCGGTAAACCAGGTGGTGTACCGTATTCTGCTGTTTTATATCGGTTCGCTGGTGGTGCTGCTGGCGCTCTATCCGTGGCTGGAAATCAAGTCCGACAGCAGCCCGTTTGTGATGATTTTCCATAATCTTGACAGTAACGTGGTAGCTTCTGCGCTGAACTTTGTCATTCTGGTGGCATCGCTGTCGGTCTACAACAGCGGCGTATACTCCAACAGCCGCATGCTGTTCGGCCTGTCGGTACAGGGCAATGCGCCGAAGTTTCTGGCCCGCGTCAGCAAACGCGGCGTGCCGGTCAATTCGCTGCTCCTCTCCGGGGTGATAACCTCGCTGGTCGTGCTGCTGAACTATCTGCTGCCGCAGAAAGCGCTGGGTCTGCTGATGGCGCTGGTGGTGGCGACGCTGCTGCTGAACTGGATAATGATCTGCATGGCGCACCTGAAGTTCCGCGCGGCCCAGCGTCGCAAAGGGCGCGAGCCGAAGTTCAAAGCGCTGCTGGCGCCCGGTGGCAACTACCTCTGTATTGCCTTCCTCGCGCTGATTCTGCTGCTGATGTGCACCATCGACGGCATGCGTCTGTCGGCCATCCTGCTGCCGGTATGGATCCTGTTCCTGTTTATTGTCTTTAAGCTGCTGCGCCGTCCGGCGTAA